The following proteins are co-located in the Polymorphospora rubra genome:
- a CDS encoding mucoidy inhibitor MuiA family protein yields the protein MTTPVPDPELAAPIVAVTVYPDRARVTRRGTVTLPAGEHRVRIGPLPVGLHRDSVRVGGHGPATVLGVDLVRHHQARTADPLAADLEERRRVLAGELAELADADAVENQRAEFFSLLAQRAGGTYARALASGDAAPNDVAGFAETFAELLTASKSRQRGTTRRRDEARDEVAALDRQLKTLAERRRPDQLFAVVIVEVAEADAEVQLELTYVVSNAGWTSTYDVRLDDGPAQPGGASAERLTLTWFGLVIQHTGEDWPECDLALSTARPADTATVPELRPWLIDRVRPMPVRAEPMFGAASMADGMPVPAAPSGPPPGARPRAGAPAPPVAERAAAVEQGPSAATYRPTRPVAVPSDGSAHRATVAVLDLATALDYVTAPVQSTDAHLRATVVNSSAHTLLPGPASVFHGGDFVGSTRLETWAPGEEVELALGRDDRVRVERERIRRTASKATLGSTRRREVEYRISVANHTPRPARVTVLDQLPVSLDEAIIVRDIRLEPAPAERTDMGELTWRLAIPPGESREVLLGIRVETKSVELSGWRE from the coding sequence TGTGCCCGACCCCGAGCTCGCCGCGCCGATCGTTGCCGTAACCGTCTATCCCGACCGTGCCCGGGTGACCCGGCGCGGCACCGTCACCCTGCCCGCCGGCGAGCACCGGGTCCGCATCGGCCCGCTGCCGGTCGGCCTGCACCGCGACTCCGTACGGGTCGGTGGGCACGGTCCGGCCACCGTGCTCGGCGTCGATCTCGTCAGGCACCACCAGGCGCGGACCGCCGACCCGCTCGCCGCCGACCTGGAGGAGCGGCGCCGGGTCCTGGCCGGTGAACTCGCCGAGTTGGCCGACGCCGACGCGGTGGAGAACCAGCGCGCCGAGTTCTTCTCCCTGCTCGCCCAGCGGGCCGGTGGCACCTACGCCCGGGCGCTCGCCAGCGGCGACGCCGCCCCGAACGACGTTGCCGGGTTCGCCGAAACGTTCGCCGAGCTGCTCACCGCCAGCAAGTCCCGCCAGCGTGGCACCACCCGCCGCCGCGACGAGGCCCGTGACGAGGTCGCCGCGCTCGACCGGCAGCTCAAGACGCTCGCCGAGCGGCGCCGCCCCGACCAGCTCTTCGCCGTGGTCATCGTCGAGGTCGCGGAGGCCGACGCCGAGGTTCAGCTCGAGCTGACGTACGTGGTCAGCAATGCCGGCTGGACGTCGACGTACGACGTACGGCTCGACGACGGCCCTGCCCAGCCGGGCGGCGCATCCGCCGAGCGGCTCACGCTGACCTGGTTCGGCCTGGTCATCCAGCACACCGGCGAGGACTGGCCGGAGTGCGACCTGGCGCTGTCCACCGCCCGGCCCGCCGACACCGCCACCGTGCCCGAGCTGCGGCCGTGGCTGATCGACCGGGTCCGGCCGATGCCGGTGCGTGCCGAGCCGATGTTCGGCGCCGCGTCGATGGCGGACGGCATGCCGGTACCGGCCGCGCCCTCCGGGCCGCCGCCCGGGGCGAGGCCGCGTGCCGGCGCCCCGGCGCCACCGGTCGCGGAACGGGCCGCGGCGGTCGAGCAGGGGCCGTCGGCGGCCACCTACCGGCCGACGCGGCCGGTGGCCGTGCCGTCGGACGGCAGCGCCCACCGGGCGACCGTGGCCGTGCTCGACCTGGCCACGGCGCTCGACTACGTCACCGCGCCCGTTCAGTCGACCGACGCGCACCTGCGCGCCACCGTGGTCAACTCCTCGGCGCACACCCTCCTGCCCGGTCCCGCCTCGGTCTTCCACGGCGGCGACTTCGTCGGCAGTACCCGGCTGGAGACGTGGGCACCGGGCGAGGAGGTCGAGCTGGCCCTCGGCCGCGACGACCGGGTACGCGTCGAGCGGGAACGGATCCGGCGCACCGCGAGCAAGGCGACGCTCGGCTCCACCCGGCGCCGCGAGGTCGAGTACCGCATCTCGGTCGCCAACCACACCCCGCGTCCGGCCCGGGTGACCGTGCTCGACCAGTTGCCGGTGTCGCTCGACGAGGCGATCATCGTACGTGACATCCGTCTCGAACCGGCGCCCGCCGAACGTACCGACATGGGTGAACTGACCTGGCGGCTGGCCATCCCACCGGGCGAATCCCGCGAGGTCCTCCTGGGTATCCGGGTCGAGACCAAGTCGGTGGAGCTGTCCGGCTGGCGTGAATAA